In Leptospira bouyouniensis, the following proteins share a genomic window:
- a CDS encoding rhomboid family intramembrane serine protease, with product MRSFIWEFPLTASFALFLFLLYPIVSIFMPNLVGEYFIATPGEFEPINWILSTFFHGSGAHLLSNLFFLLLLGRVVEKRVGKTKWLLFYFMAGLLSVLGDGFVRGIILGDKTPIVGASGSISGLASAATLLSPFRFPISKQKSIPFPVFLFGWMMVYSDITNLFARDNVAHWAHLGGFFSVFLTSYLFGEKERQEIRQGFLINFTFFTLTIILLFFINNR from the coding sequence ATGCGATCATTCATTTGGGAGTTTCCATTAACCGCTAGTTTTGCTTTGTTTTTATTTTTACTTTATCCAATTGTTTCTATTTTTATGCCAAACTTAGTTGGTGAATATTTTATCGCAACACCAGGTGAATTCGAACCTATCAATTGGATTTTATCTACGTTCTTTCATGGTTCTGGTGCTCATTTATTATCCAATTTATTCTTTCTACTTTTGCTTGGTAGAGTCGTTGAAAAAAGAGTTGGTAAAACAAAATGGTTGCTCTTTTATTTTATGGCTGGTTTGCTTTCTGTGTTAGGTGATGGATTTGTTCGCGGGATTATATTGGGAGACAAAACCCCAATTGTTGGTGCGAGCGGTTCTATTTCAGGATTAGCATCAGCAGCGACACTTTTGTCCCCATTTCGATTCCCAATTTCTAAACAAAAATCTATTCCATTCCCAGTGTTTTTATTTGGTTGGATGATGGTTTATTCAGATATTACCAATCTGTTTGCGAGAGATAATGTGGCACATTGGGCACACTTAGGTGGATTTTTTTCCGTATTTTTGACAAGTTATTTGTTTGGAGAAAAAGAAAGACAAGAAATCCGGCAGGGCTTTCTGATCAACTTTACCTTTTTTACATTGACTATCATTCTTCTATTTTTTATCAACAATAGGTAA
- a CDS encoding alcohol dehydrogenase catalytic domain-containing protein — MNLKFRAKDYLSDDSFESAEYEYIGNQKDGWEIKRNGSSYLQLGPGYIPLKTISCGVCSTDIDRRFLPFPLPQIIGHEVLAEGLEENKGKQFVVEINDTYEARGDKNPDVFCLEGIPTHSPERRVLGIDRLPGGFGPYILAPIHAAINLEGVSPKAAVLMEPFAAALQAIIASPPKSGDHVAVLGPRRLGSLVLAALSSYRKTNGSNFRITAITRHDHLVVLSKEMGADEVIDLRITNISDISNQFDIVYDTTSTASGFESALQISKREVHLKTTNGQSMAGLEHLTELVVDELSILPYSTQNTNFHWQKENRTNKKVFVFDGVSESIKVDLRSKFQVFEGDQTKGESYLTSEHFTNRMPRFDFVVVSNPSEIGQTIRPNPTHENSLVRPRGAILIDTSNTENWPSDFRLVSEFFKNGKEIHSSRCGDFHMAISLLRDNPEITNSLETHLISHRFPSDQLELAYSKAKDPSSVKVVVDFQ; from the coding sequence ATGAATCTAAAATTCCGAGCAAAAGATTACCTTTCTGATGATTCGTTTGAATCAGCGGAATACGAATACATTGGAAATCAAAAAGACGGATGGGAAATCAAACGGAATGGTTCTTCCTACCTCCAATTGGGGCCAGGTTACATTCCTTTAAAAACCATTTCCTGTGGTGTTTGTTCCACAGACATCGATAGACGGTTTTTACCTTTCCCACTCCCACAAATCATTGGGCACGAAGTTCTCGCAGAAGGATTAGAAGAAAACAAAGGCAAACAATTTGTTGTCGAAATTAACGATACATACGAAGCGCGTGGAGATAAAAATCCTGACGTATTTTGTTTAGAAGGGATCCCAACACATTCCCCAGAAAGAAGGGTACTCGGAATCGATCGCCTACCTGGAGGATTTGGTCCCTATATCTTAGCTCCTATTCACGCAGCAATCAACCTAGAAGGTGTTTCACCGAAAGCCGCAGTTTTGATGGAACCATTTGCGGCTGCATTACAAGCCATCATTGCTTCACCTCCCAAATCGGGGGACCATGTAGCTGTGTTGGGACCAAGGCGACTGGGTAGTTTGGTGCTTGCAGCACTATCGTCTTATCGCAAAACAAATGGTTCTAATTTTCGCATTACTGCAATAACGCGGCATGACCATTTGGTTGTTTTGTCCAAAGAGATGGGTGCAGACGAGGTAATCGATCTTCGCATAACAAATATTAGTGATATTTCGAATCAATTTGATATAGTATATGATACTACATCTACTGCTTCGGGTTTTGAATCAGCATTACAAATCTCTAAAAGAGAAGTCCATCTTAAAACAACAAATGGCCAATCAATGGCTGGACTAGAACATTTAACTGAACTAGTTGTTGATGAACTTTCTATTCTTCCCTATTCAACTCAAAACACAAATTTTCATTGGCAAAAGGAAAACAGAACTAACAAAAAAGTTTTTGTTTTCGATGGAGTATCAGAATCAATTAAAGTCGATTTACGATCTAAGTTTCAAGTCTTTGAAGGAGACCAAACTAAGGGAGAGTCGTATCTGACATCAGAACATTTTACCAATCGAATGCCACGTTTTGATTTTGTGGTCGTTTCAAACCCATCAGAGATCGGTCAAACGATTCGACCAAATCCTACACATGAAAATTCATTAGTTCGTCCAAGAGGAGCTATTCTCATAGACACATCAAATACAGAAAATTGGCCATCTGATTTCCGTTTGGTGAGTGAATTTTTTAAAAATGGGAAAGAAATCCATAGCTCTCGTTGTGGTGACTTTCATATGGCAATATCCTTATTAAGAGATAATCCAGAGATTACAAATTCCTTAGAAACACATTTGATTTCTCACAGATTTCCTTCTGATCAACTTGAACTTGCTTATTCGAAAGCAAAAGACCCGTCCAGTGTAAAGGTAGTTGTTGATTTTCAATAA
- a CDS encoding NUDIX domain-containing protein yields the protein MSKHGFFQITQKLFLRDGDSLLVLRDQKSGHGDLPGGRMNEDEFFEDWTESIFREINEELGDHIKIEVNPTPIFVHKHRVNDGNFPCIIIAYDAKLIDGKVELSDEHDYMEWVNINSFDPKKLFSEYMLDAVQLYLNHYA from the coding sequence GTGAGTAAACACGGATTTTTTCAAATCACACAAAAACTCTTTTTAAGAGATGGGGACTCATTATTAGTTTTACGCGATCAAAAGTCGGGACATGGAGACCTTCCGGGAGGAAGGATGAATGAGGATGAATTTTTTGAAGATTGGACAGAAAGTATCTTTCGGGAAATCAATGAAGAACTTGGCGATCATATCAAAATTGAAGTAAACCCGACTCCTATTTTTGTACATAAACATAGAGTGAATGATGGCAATTTTCCATGTATTATCATTGCATACGACGCCAAATTAATTGATGGCAAAGTAGAATTGTCAGATGAACATGATTATATGGAATGGGTAAATATAAATTCTTTTGATCCTAAGAAACTTTTTTCGGAGTATATGTTGGATGCAGTCCAGCTTTATTTAAATCACTATGCATAA
- a CDS encoding hydrolase, carbon-nitrogen family protein produces the protein MHNLYVPPHKILLFILLFGIGFGSATYLKEHESTVPIPKLEMPKTDFSFNFDFNLNFDFSKPEVDEEIQKPNKTWNEVSIQTNGTDRKYGNLVGIQLVLKPEDYVKEEWWKERIEETLIQGKKSGIFDRKTIVIFPEHLGSGLIFLNEKSKFLNSDSLSDALKTKGDNFTLNDLLLSKANMMADVYVRTFSSLAKDYNVPILGGTIVLPNPKIVKGNLVLDSTGPLYNVAIPFSADGKLMEPIVKKSILSEEEQKVYAAGDINQDRIWIVPGWKVAVFIGQEVFDSSIYSRLTGKAIDGLISPSAVFPNMKWSGKDLSDMNVWKQDGMSKYIKTTRAQDLVQVFLSGHLFENHWNGKTFNLRDFTFEDEVISVESPTILNLYF, from the coding sequence ATGCATAATTTATATGTACCACCTCATAAAATCTTATTATTTATACTTTTGTTTGGAATTGGATTTGGTTCTGCAACTTACTTAAAAGAACATGAATCAACTGTTCCAATTCCAAAATTGGAGATGCCTAAAACAGACTTTAGTTTTAACTTCGATTTCAATTTAAACTTTGATTTTAGCAAACCAGAAGTTGACGAAGAAATACAAAAACCAAATAAAACCTGGAATGAAGTTTCTATCCAAACGAATGGAACAGACCGTAAATACGGAAACCTTGTTGGAATTCAACTTGTTCTAAAACCTGAAGATTATGTTAAAGAAGAATGGTGGAAAGAAAGGATTGAAGAAACATTAATCCAAGGTAAAAAATCTGGAATATTTGACCGTAAAACAATCGTTATTTTTCCAGAACATTTAGGTTCAGGATTAATATTTCTTAATGAGAAGTCCAAATTTCTCAATTCTGATAGCTTAAGCGATGCACTTAAAACAAAAGGAGATAATTTTACTTTAAACGATCTATTACTTTCTAAGGCTAATATGATGGCTGATGTATATGTACGTACGTTTTCTTCATTAGCAAAAGATTATAATGTACCTATCCTTGGTGGAACGATTGTACTTCCTAATCCAAAAATTGTGAAAGGAAATCTTGTTTTGGACTCTACAGGACCTCTTTATAATGTCGCAATTCCATTTTCTGCTGATGGTAAATTGATGGAACCAATCGTAAAAAAATCTATATTATCAGAAGAAGAACAAAAAGTATATGCTGCAGGAGATATCAACCAAGACAGAATTTGGATTGTTCCTGGATGGAAAGTTGCGGTTTTTATAGGACAAGAGGTATTTGATTCATCCATTTATTCTCGCCTAACAGGAAAAGCAATTGATGGTTTGATTTCCCCTTCTGCTGTGTTTCCAAATATGAAATGGTCAGGAAAAGATTTGTCTGATATGAACGTTTGGAAACAAGATGGTATGTCAAAATATATAAAAACCACCCGAGCACAAGATTTAGTACAAGTGTTTCTCTCTGGGCATTTATTTGAAAATCATTGGAATGGGAAAACCTTCAATCTTAGAGATTTTACATTTGAAGATGAGGTCATCTCGGTAGAAAGCCCAACAATCTTAAATTTGTACTTTTAA
- the prfA gene encoding peptide chain release factor 1 yields the protein MIDRLKKIQEKYLRIEDELAKATASDTLKNLSKERSRLTPVYTKADEYLKITKDCQDAKSLLESENDPDMHAMLKSEIEEGEKKLEELAKELEIMLLPPDPNSGKSILVEIRAGTGGEESGLFCADLFRMYNKYADKKGLRTEIIDMSPTGIGGYKEIVFSLDDDRAYDLFKFESGTHRVQRIPETESGGRIHTSAVTVAILPEAEEKEVEIKESDLRIDVYRSSGAGGQHVNTTDSAVRITHIPTGIVVASQEERSQIKNRDKAMRVLRARIADQAAESAKQSADALKKAQVGSGDRSERIRTYNFPQGRCTDHRIGFTSHNLPSIMEGDLDELIDALIQEDRSKRLAEAKA from the coding sequence ATGATAGATAGATTGAAAAAAATTCAAGAAAAATACCTGCGTATCGAGGATGAGCTCGCCAAAGCTACTGCATCGGATACTTTAAAGAATCTATCGAAAGAAAGATCTCGCCTAACTCCCGTATATACAAAAGCAGATGAATATTTAAAAATTACCAAAGATTGCCAAGATGCAAAATCACTTTTAGAATCAGAAAATGATCCAGACATGCATGCCATGTTAAAATCAGAAATTGAAGAAGGTGAAAAAAAATTAGAAGAACTGGCAAAAGAACTCGAAATTATGCTATTACCACCTGATCCCAATTCAGGCAAAAGTATCCTCGTGGAAATCCGTGCTGGAACAGGTGGCGAAGAATCAGGTTTATTTTGCGCCGATTTGTTTCGTATGTATAACAAGTATGCGGACAAAAAAGGACTACGTACTGAGATCATTGATATGAGTCCTACAGGGATTGGCGGTTATAAAGAAATTGTGTTTTCTTTAGATGACGACAGAGCGTATGATTTATTCAAATTTGAATCTGGTACACATCGTGTACAAAGGATTCCCGAAACAGAATCTGGTGGAAGGATTCACACGTCTGCAGTCACTGTTGCGATTCTGCCAGAAGCAGAAGAAAAAGAAGTGGAAATAAAAGAAAGTGACCTTCGTATTGACGTTTATCGCTCGTCAGGTGCCGGTGGTCAGCACGTTAACACTACTGACTCAGCTGTCCGGATCACACACATTCCAACGGGAATCGTAGTTGCATCCCAAGAAGAACGCTCTCAAATCAAAAACCGAGATAAAGCAATGCGAGTATTAAGGGCAAGAATTGCTGACCAAGCAGCCGAGTCCGCCAAACAAAGTGCGGATGCCTTAAAAAAAGCACAAGTTGGTTCGGGAGATAGATCAGAGCGTATTCGAACCTATAATTTCCCGCAAGGACGTTGTACTGACCATCGGATTGGTTTTACGAGTCATAATCTTCCATCCATTATGGAAGGGGATTTGGATGAACTAATTGATGCACTTATCCAGGAAGACCGGTCTAAACGATTAGCAGAAGCAAAAGCTTAA
- a CDS encoding S8 family serine peptidase, with amino-acid sequence MKFWKFGLVSITIVSLSFGNCNPIKKSDPFSDNLLLLILLNALTNARELDCTFDPSSSDSLYADQWHLQNYGQLGGTTGEDARVKPIWDQGYSGNQVIVSVVDDGIDIRHEDLTANMSVSTRGLNLFNNTFNPSHSYINSFHGTSVGGVIGSSGGNGIGVRGAAPCSKLVGVNILEKSTIYTSDEYRAMVNESAKVFISNNSWGSPDLYGWLWPSNSLWQQGINEGVTFGRGGKGTVYFWAAGNGANGGTVASPVLVDNANYDGQANYYGVMAIGGIGQNGVKATYSESGANLWVVAHTQGNNATAYTTAISTTDASGGFGLNAGGTSGDYVFSSYTRRFNGTSSATPLAAGVAALLLSKYPNLSWRDVRELIAYSARQNDAADPDWTMNAAGLNINHKYGFGAIDATQLFVRANLWTPITAAFKAETMNSVSPGTSIPDNDLVTGASVAYPVSSSVTYIEYVDVEFTSNHTYFPELRITITSPSGTVSVLSEVHACRNPINNSGCTSGNTSIATMTGSSTYRFGLTRLLGENPNGSWTIRVFDGGAGDTGSIQTVRLRIYGR; translated from the coding sequence ATGAAGTTTTGGAAATTTGGCTTGGTCTCCATTACCATCGTCAGTTTAAGTTTTGGAAATTGTAATCCTATTAAAAAAAGTGATCCGTTCAGTGATAATTTACTTTTACTTATTTTATTGAATGCACTTACAAATGCTCGCGAATTGGATTGCACATTTGATCCTTCTAGTTCGGATTCTCTTTACGCTGACCAGTGGCACCTACAAAACTACGGTCAATTAGGTGGAACCACGGGTGAAGACGCTAGAGTCAAACCTATCTGGGACCAAGGTTATTCTGGAAACCAGGTGATTGTCAGTGTTGTCGATGATGGAATCGATATCCGACATGAAGATTTAACAGCAAATATGTCGGTTTCCACACGGGGTCTCAATTTATTTAATAATACATTCAATCCATCCCATTCTTATATAAACAGTTTTCACGGAACATCTGTTGGAGGAGTGATAGGATCGAGTGGTGGGAATGGAATCGGTGTTAGGGGAGCCGCACCTTGTTCCAAACTTGTAGGTGTTAATATTCTGGAAAAATCAACAATCTATACTTCAGACGAATACCGAGCTATGGTAAACGAATCTGCGAAGGTTTTTATATCAAATAATAGTTGGGGTTCCCCTGATTTATACGGTTGGTTATGGCCATCCAATTCTTTATGGCAACAAGGAATTAATGAAGGTGTGACATTTGGTCGTGGTGGTAAAGGAACTGTTTATTTTTGGGCTGCCGGTAACGGAGCGAATGGTGGAACAGTCGCATCACCCGTATTAGTTGACAATGCAAATTATGATGGCCAGGCAAATTATTATGGAGTGATGGCAATTGGAGGTATTGGTCAAAATGGTGTCAAAGCAACCTATTCCGAATCAGGTGCCAATCTTTGGGTAGTCGCACATACTCAAGGGAATAATGCAACGGCCTATACTACTGCAATTTCCACAACAGATGCTTCGGGTGGATTTGGACTCAATGCAGGTGGAACTTCTGGTGATTATGTTTTTTCGAGTTATACAAGAAGGTTTAATGGAACATCTTCTGCAACACCACTTGCTGCCGGTGTAGCAGCTTTACTTTTGAGTAAATATCCAAATTTAAGTTGGAGAGATGTAAGAGAGTTAATTGCTTATTCCGCCAGACAAAATGATGCCGCGGATCCTGATTGGACGATGAACGCTGCGGGTTTGAATATCAATCATAAATACGGATTTGGAGCCATCGATGCGACACAACTTTTTGTCCGTGCCAATTTATGGACTCCAATCACGGCTGCATTCAAAGCGGAAACAATGAATTCTGTTTCTCCTGGCACTTCCATTCCAGACAATGATCTTGTTACGGGAGCAAGTGTTGCTTATCCTGTATCCTCTTCGGTAACCTATATAGAATATGTTGATGTTGAGTTTACTTCAAATCATACTTATTTTCCGGAGTTAAGGATTACTATCACTTCCCCTAGTGGAACCGTTAGCGTTTTATCAGAAGTTCATGCCTGTCGAAATCCTATAAACAATTCCGGATGTACATCTGGGAATACTTCGATTGCAACAATGACAGGTTCTTCTACATATCGATTTGGTCTCACTCGATTACTCGGAGAAAATCCAAACGGAAGTTGGACCATTCGAGTTTTTGATGGTGGAGCTGGAGATACAGGATCTATACAAACGGTTCGATTGAGAATTTATGGGAGGTAA